A region of Thermodesulfobacteriota bacterium DNA encodes the following proteins:
- a CDS encoding N-6 DNA methylase codes for MVKHNNSRKITSPQSLNSYIKSICDIMRRSGRASAIQYVPELTWIIFLRILDEKEEREKEKASKLGVEFRHALEYPYRWQDWAALTDCLTRISDFGLKNKELREGARGSLKSFVNDELITYLKNLRDKPGASHRQKIISEIFSSIQKTGIDTESDLLEVVNKINELSLDWVDETHMFTVSQVYEGLLQRMGEKNSDGGQFFTPREIVRVMVKAISPRIGDTVYDPCCGTGGFLVEAYEYMREKAKRLDELGVLKNGTFYGREKESLVYPIALANLLLHGIDEPHIWHGNTLTGLEFHGGLFRESPEQFDIVLTNPPFGGKEGKEAQSCFPFKTSSTQLLFLQHVMDSLKPGGRCGIVLDEGVLFRTNESAFVETKRRLLDECNLWCVVSLPARVFVNAGAGSKTNLLFFTKGEPTKNVWYYDLSDLNVTKRRPLSAAHFDDFFRLLPQRAVSEHSWSISIEEIKDKNYNLKAINPNRKGLEDKRTTDELIYIIEAQSEQIEKALQALKSKLHSTE; via the coding sequence ATGGTAAAGCACAATAACTCTCGTAAAATCACCTCTCCTCAGAGCTTAAACTCATATATTAAAAGCATCTGCGATATTATGCGTCGTTCGGGTAGAGCTAGCGCCATACAATACGTGCCCGAGCTTACCTGGATTATTTTCCTTCGCATTCTTGATGAGAAAGAGGAGAGGGAAAAGGAGAAGGCTAGTAAACTAGGGGTTGAGTTCCGCCATGCCTTAGAATATCCCTACCGCTGGCAGGATTGGGCGGCACTAACTGATTGCCTAACGCGGATTTCGGATTTCGGATTGAAAAATAAGGAATTACGTGAGGGGGCAAGAGGGTCATTAAAATCCTTCGTCAATGACGAGCTGATAACTTATCTGAAAAATCTGAGGGATAAACCTGGCGCGAGCCATCGCCAGAAGATTATCAGCGAAATCTTTTCATCTATCCAGAAAACGGGAATCGACACGGAGAGCGACCTACTTGAGGTCGTAAACAAAATCAACGAGTTATCATTAGACTGGGTTGATGAGACGCACATGTTTACGGTTTCTCAAGTGTATGAAGGTCTCCTCCAGAGGATGGGAGAAAAGAATAGCGATGGAGGTCAGTTCTTCACCCCTAGAGAAATTGTCCGGGTGATGGTAAAAGCTATAAGTCCGAGGATTGGAGACACCGTTTATGACCCTTGCTGCGGAACGGGGGGCTTTCTGGTAGAGGCTTATGAGTATATGAGAGAAAAAGCAAAAAGATTAGACGAACTTGGAGTTCTCAAGAATGGAACCTTCTACGGAAGGGAGAAGGAAAGCCTGGTCTATCCGATTGCTCTGGCAAACCTTCTTCTACATGGGATTGATGAACCACATATCTGGCATGGAAATACTCTTACCGGTCTCGAATTCCATGGAGGTCTTTTTCGAGAATCACCTGAACAATTTGATATCGTTCTCACTAATCCTCCCTTCGGCGGAAAAGAGGGGAAGGAGGCGCAAAGCTGCTTCCCATTCAAAACCTCTTCCACACAATTACTCTTTCTCCAGCACGTCATGGACAGCTTAAAACCGGGGGGAAGATGTGGGATTGTCTTGGATGAGGGAGTCTTATTTCGCACGAATGAATCGGCATTTGTGGAGACAAAGCGGAGGCTACTTGATGAGTGCAATCTCTGGTGTGTTGTCAGCCTCCCGGCAAGGGTTTTCGTGAATGCCGGAGCCGGAAGCAAAACCAATCTCCTCTTCTTCACGAAGGGAGAACCCACTAAAAACGTTTGGTACTACGATTTATCCGACCTAAACGTAACCAAAAGAAGGCCGCTATCCGCAGCGCATTTTGATGATTTTTTTAGACTCCTACCTCAAAGGGCTGTCAGTGAGCACTCCTGGTCAATATCTATCGAGGAAATCAAAGACAAAAACTACAACCTCAAGGCAATTAATCCCAATCGAAAAGGTTTAGAAGATAAACGAACTACGGATGAGCTAATCTATATAATCGAGGCACAATCGGAGCAAATAGAGAAAGCATTACAGGCACTCAAAAGCAAATTACATAGTACGGAATAA
- the ruvB gene encoding Holliday junction branch migration DNA helicase RuvB, with product MDERVVTPKLQEEDTLFESNLRPKYLKEYLGQAKAKEKIEIFIEAARRRKEALDHVLLYGPPGLGKTTLAHIVATELGVKIHATSGPVVERIADLASILTHLNEGDVLFIDEIHRLNRIVEEYLYSAMEDYKIDLMIGEGPTAKSMKISVHKFTLIGATTRTGLITSPLRSRFGVDLRLDYYTAEELEGIIKRSARILGVKITDEGTNEIAHRARGTPRIANRLLRRVRDFAEVKADGVINLDVARDALEMLEVDSLGLDNLDRSILTTIIEKFRGGPVGIETIAAAVSEDKDTIEYVYEPFLIRQGLLAKTPRGRAATPLAYSHLNLQPPHMQRGLF from the coding sequence ATGGACGAAAGAGTAGTTACTCCAAAGCTCCAGGAAGAAGATACCCTTTTCGAGTCCAACCTGAGACCAAAGTACCTCAAGGAGTATCTGGGTCAAGCAAAGGCAAAAGAGAAGATTGAGATATTCATTGAAGCGGCCAGAAGGAGAAAGGAAGCTTTAGACCACGTCCTTCTTTACGGCCCCCCGGGTCTCGGAAAAACTACCCTTGCCCATATCGTCGCCACCGAACTCGGAGTTAAAATTCACGCCACCTCCGGCCCGGTAGTGGAAAGGATAGCCGACCTGGCATCGATTCTAACCCACTTGAACGAAGGCGATGTTCTCTTCATAGATGAAATCCACCGACTTAACCGGATCGTCGAGGAGTATCTCTACTCGGCTATGGAGGACTATAAAATCGACCTCATGATCGGGGAGGGGCCAACGGCTAAGTCGATGAAGATAAGCGTGCATAAGTTCACTTTGATCGGGGCGACAACCAGAACCGGCCTCATCACATCTCCGCTTCGTTCCCGATTCGGGGTCGACCTGAGGCTAGACTACTATACGGCTGAAGAACTTGAAGGAATAATAAAAAGGTCTGCCCGAATTCTCGGCGTTAAAATCACCGATGAAGGGACAAATGAAATTGCCCATCGGGCACGAGGGACACCCCGGATTGCAAACAGACTGCTAAGAAGAGTGAGGGATTTTGCCGAGGTCAAGGCCGACGGCGTTATCAACCTTGATGTTGCCCGGGATGCGCTGGAGATGCTCGAGGTGGATTCTCTCGGGCTTGACAATCTGGATAGGTCTATTCTAACAACAATCATAGAGAAATTCAGGGGGGGGCCGGTCGGCATAGAAACTATAGCTGCTGCGGTTAGCGAGGATAAAGATACAATCGAGTATGTCTATGAACCCTTCTTAATACGCCAGGGGCTACTGGCCAAAACCCCAAGAGGAAGAGCGGCTACCCCGCTCGCTTATTCCCACCTAAACCTACAACCTCCGCACATGCAGCGGGGGCTTTTTTGA